The genomic region CGGCGTCGTAGATCACCTTGAGCCCGTGCCGGTCGGCGATGGCCCCGATCGCCTCCACGTCGCAGGGCCGGCCGTAGCAGTGGACCGGCAGGATCGCGCGGGTGCGCGGGGTGATGGCGGCCTCGATCCGGGCGGGGTCGAGGTTGAGGGTCGCCGGATCGATGTCGACGAAGACGGGGGTCAGCCCGCTCCACAGCAGGGCGTGCGAGGTCGCCACGAAGGAATAGGGCGTGGTGATCACCTCGCCCGTGAGGTCGAGCGCCCGCAGGGCCACGATCAGCGCGGTGGTCGCGTTGTTGAACAGCGCGACCTGCCTCACGCCGAGATGGGTGCACAGGCGCTCCTCCAACTCCCGGTGGAACGGGCCGCCGTTGGTCAGGATCCGCGTGCGCCAGATCTGCCGCAGCAGCGGCTCGAACTCTTCGAGCGGCGGCAGGAAGGGCCGCGTGACGTAGATCGGGTCGGTCGCGCTGTCCGCCCCGATGGCGGCCGCGTCGAGGATGTCGGAGAATTCCTGCCCCAGCCGGCGCAGGGCCGCCTGCACCGGAAGCTCCGGCAGGAGGGGGCTGTCCGCTGCGCGGGCGGGTTCAAGCGGAGCGGGCTGCATCGACCCAACGCCTCCACATGGTGCGGAAGGCCTCGCCCACATCCGCAGCGAGGCGCGGATGATCCATCAGCGGGCTGGCGAAGACGCGCTCGCGAAGCCCGGCTCGCATGGCGCGCAGGCGGTCGGGATCGCGCGCGAGGGCGACGGCGCGTGCCACGTAGTCCTCCCGCGTCTCGGCGACGAACTCGGTCAGCCCGACGGCCGTCAGGACGGCGACGCCGCCGCGCGCCACCGCGTGGCTGCCCTCCAGGGCGATCAGCGGCACGCCCATCGCGAGCGTGTCGCAGCTCGTCGTGCCGCCGTTGTAGGGGAACGAATCGAGGGCGATGTCGAACGTGTGGTAGAGTTCGAAGTAGGTGGCGGTGACGCGCGGGTGGAGGCGTATCCGCTCCAGCGGCAGCCCGGCCTGCGACAGCCGCGCCTCGACCTGTGCCCGGATCTCCGGCGTCTCGACGTCGGCGACGACCATGAACAGGCGCGCCTCGGGAAGCACCCGGAGGATCTCGGCCCAGGTCTCCAGGGCGCCGTCGCCGATCTTCTCGAAGCGGTTCATGGCGCCGAAGGTGACGAAGCCGTTGTCCGCGAACGGCGGCCGTTCGCGCACCGGAGGGATCCCATCCGGCGCCTCGTAGGTGGCCGAGACGCCGGGCAGCCGCCACACCGTCTCGGTATGCAGGGGCTCCGACAGGCCGGGCGCGTCATGGCCGGAATCGGTCAGCCGGTAGTCGATGGCGCGCAGGCCCGTCGTCGCCGGATGGCCCATCCACGTGACCTGAACCGGCGCCGGCTTGCGGGCGAAGACGAGCAGGCGGTGGCCGGCGCTGTGGCCCGAGAGGTCGACGAGGATGTCGATCGCATCCGCCTCGATCAGGTCGGCGGTCTCGTCGTCGTCGAGGCCGGCGACGTTGTGCCAGCCGTCGAACAGCGTGCGCAGGCGGGCCGAAACCGCGTCTTCCGCAGCCTGGGTCATGTAGGCGCGCGCCGCGAACCGCGTCCGGTCCAGGTGGCGCAGGAACGGCTCGATGAAGCGGGCGAGGGCGTGGGTGCACAGGTCGCCCGAGACGAAGCCGATCCGCAGCCGGCGGTCGGGATCGCGGTCGTTGGCGAAGGAGCGCCGCCGCAGCAGCGGGTCGGCGAAGCGCGCGCCGAAGCTGCGCGCGTCGGCGGCGTAGTCGGCGGGCGGAACGCCCTCGGCGTAGAGCTTGGCGAACAGGCGGTTGGAATGGGCCGTGAGATGGCCGGGATCGGCCGCGAGTGCCCGATCGAAGCTCGCGATCGCGTCGCGCAGTCGGCCGAGGCTCTTCAGGCTGCAGCCGAGATTGTTGTGCGCGTTGGAGAGTCCGGGATCGAGCGCGATCGCGCGCCGCGCATGGGTCACGGCCGCGCTGTGACGGCTGACGCGCTGGTGGACGCCGGACAGGTTCGCATGCGCGATCGCCAGGTCGGGGTCGAGGGCGACCGCCCGCTCCAGGGCCGAGACGGCGCCGGTGTAGTCGCCCATCGTGATGAGGACGGCGCCGAGGCTGCTGAAATAGGCGGCGTTGTCGGGCTCGCGGTAGATCGCGATGCTGAACAGGTCGAAGGCCTGCTGGTAGCGGCCCTTCGTCGCGGCGACGGCGCCGGCGAGATGGGTCGCGTTGGCGTGGGTCTCGTCCAGGCCGATCACGAGACCGGCCAGGATCTCCGCCGTGGCCGGATCGCCCGCGTTGTAGCGCTCCTGCCCCCGGGCGAAGGCATGGTCGGCGAACTCCCTCAGGACGGAGCGGGATTCGTCGTCGAGGCCGCGATCGCGAAACTGCTCCATCAGGGCGCGCGCCTCGCCGATCCGGTTCAGCACGAGCAGCGTGACCGCGAGGGCGAGCCAGTAGCGCGGCTGCTCGGGCTCCGCCCTGAGGGCGGCGACGAAGTGCGGCACCGCCGGTCCCGGCGCCTCGGTCCGGCTGGTCAGCACGCCGAGTTCGAAATGGGCGACGGCATGGTCCGGCGCCGCTTCGAGCGCGAGCTGGAGGTTGCGCCGCGCCTTGTCGATCCGCCCGCCCGCGCTGTGCGCGGCCGCCTTGGCGAGGTAGCGCGCGACCGGTTTCGCGGCGGCCTGCCGCCCCGGGGCGTGCGCTGTAGGATGATGGACCATGCCCGGCCTTCCTGAACCGGACAGCAGTTAAGATTCGTAGGGCTAACGTACCGTTAACGCCGTGCCGGCACGGCGCGCACGACCGCCCGAAACGACGGAAATCCGTCTTGCGGCGGCTGTCCGCAGGTCGGTCCTGACGAGGAAACCGGGGCTCCAAGCCCCTCGTGTGCCGCGCCTTCCGCTTCCGAACCTTCGGTCTCGCGCCGAGCGTGCCGGTGCCTTCGGTTCAGTCGCGCGCGAACCGGGCCCGGAGCGGACGCGATCGCCCGCGCGCCGCCAGCCCAAGGTAGACGAGGGAAGCGAGGTGCCCGGCGCCCACCGCCGCCGCCGCGCCGCCGACGCCGCCCCAGCGCATCAGGGGAAAGGCGGCGGCGAGCGAGACGACCATGCTCAGGCACAGCGCCTCGAACAGCACGCGGGTGTCGTGCTTGGCGCGGAAGTAGTTGGCGGTGAGGTCGCGCGCGAGCACCACCACGACGCTGGCCGAGAGGATGCGCAGGCAATCGGCGTAAGGGGCATACTCCGCCCCGAAGATCAGGCGCAGCCACATCGCGGCGGGCACGGCGAGCGCCGCCAGGATCGCGACGATCGGCAGGCCGAGCCGCAGGCCGGTCCGGAACAGGTAGGTGCGCAGGGCCGCCTCGCCGCTCTCGGCGTAGACGCGCGCGGCGGACACCGGCAGGACGTTCTCGGTGGCCGAGAGCAGCAGCAGCACGGCGCCGACGAGGTACTGCGCCGCCCGCAGGCCGCCCAGCGCGTCGAGGCCGAGCGTCGAGCCCGCCACGAGCCAGACGAGCTGCTCCTGCAGGAAGGTGACGAACACGATCGGCAGGAGCCAGCGCGCCAGCGGGATGTGGCGCCGGGCGACGGCGCCGATTCGCAGGCAGCCGGGCCGGCGCAGGATCGGCCGCCCGATCGAGACGACGAAGGGCAGGCTCGTGGCGAGCGCGGTCGCGGCGAGCAGCCAGACGAAGCCGTTGCCGCCGATGAGGTCGTGCCTCAGCCAGGCCAGCCCGGCCACGACGGGAAAGCTCGCGGCGCGGGCGGCGTCCATCAGCAGGGCCTGCATCCCCTTGCCCTGGGCGAAGAGCAGGCGGCGCAGGATCAACTGGACGTTCTGCGCCAGCATCAGGGCGCAGGCGGCGAGGAAGGTCGACCCCGACAGGCCGCCGATGGCGAGCGCGATCACCACGAAGGCCGCGCCCGGCACCGAGAGCAGGAAGGCGCCCGCCAGGAGACTCGCGGCGTAGGCCCGCGCGATCCCGCTGCGCGCCCCGGCCAGCGTCATCATCGGCGCCGCGATCAGGGCGTTGTGCAGCGCCTGGGCGAAGGCGAGCACGATCATGATCATCGCGAAATGCCCGAATTCGGCGATGCCGAGCAGGCGGGCGGCGGCGATGCCGCTGAGGAAGCCGAAGCCGCTGACCACGCCCTGGTCGGCCAGGGCGACGAGCGCGGCCGGCGGATGCCGGACCAGTCCGGCGGCGCGCCGGTGCAGGCTCTCGGGTTTGGCGCGCACTGAAGTTGCGTCGGTCATCGCATCCGTTCTGCGGGAGCCTCGCCCAGGATACCGGACCCGGACCGATGCTTTAATACCGACCGGCGATGATCCCGCCTCATCGTCGGCTGCCCCGCGACCGCGGGGCGGCGGCCATCCGCCGGATGCGCCGATCCCGACCATCGGTCGGGATCGGCGCCGCTTGGTATGATACGCTATCCGGTTGCTGACTTCGGCCTCTCCTGCGTCATCGCGAGGCGAAGCCGTGGCGATCCAGGGCGCGACCTTTCCGGACCGGTCGCGCCCTGGATCGCTTCGCGGCCGCTCGCGAGGACGGAGGGGGGCGAAACCCGAAGGCTGGAAACCGCGGTTTCGGGATGCGGGTCTCGCGCGCTCCGCCGAACCGGCGTCCCCTTCGGCGAGAAGCGCGCTACCACGCGACCATCCAGCCCGTCGCGACGTCGCGCACCAGCCGCGTTCGGCTGAAGAGCCAGAGGGGATCGGAGGCGACGACGTCGCGGCAGACGCCGCGCTTGAACTCGTAGACGCCGGGATTGCCGGCCGGATCGATCCCGCCGAGATCGAGAACGCGGCATCCGTCCCGCTTGGCCCGCTCGATCAGGCGCCAGACCGCGAGCCGGCCCGCGCCGGTGAGCTTGGCCCGCTCGTTCGAGGCGACGTAGAAGTCGGTCCAGCGGCGGGCGGACCGGTGGACGATCCGCACCAGGATGGGCTCGTCCCGCTCGCGCACCTCCAGGAACAGCAGGTTCGGGTCGGCCGCGGCGATGTCGCGGAAGGCGCCCGTATCGAGGCTGTTGCGAAAACCCTTGCGCCGCTTCAGCTCGCCGTACAGGCGGCTGAAGGTGTCGAAGGCGGCGAGCCGCTCGGCCGGATCGGTCGGGAAGGCGACCGCGAGATCGCGGTTGCGCTCGGCCGCCTTGAGCACGTCGCGCCAGCGCCCCTCCATGCGGGCGCGGATCCGGTCCGTCTCCTGCGTGAGATCGACCTCCAGCGTGTGCGTCCGGACGGTGACGACCGGCGCGAAGCCGTGGCCGAGCAGGGCCAGCACCGCCTCCGGGGTCTGGAACTGCTGGTAGTTCACCCCGAGCAGATCGAGGCGGCCGAGATCGAGATGGTCGAGGACCGCGCGCAACACGGCCTCGGCCCGGGGCGCGCCGAGGCGGGTGAGGATCGGGCAGCCCTGCGCCAGGACGAAATGGCCCGGACCGCAGCGGCGGCGCTGGACCTGCGCGTAGGCGAGCGCCTGCCCGTCGCAGCCGCGGACGGCGATCCGCCTCACCGTCCAGCCGACGCGGCTCTTGTAGTCGCCCCACCGACGCGAGGCGTAGAGGTTGGCGTCCTGCTGCCGCCACACCGCCGCGTCCCATCCGGGATCGTCCGTAAGGTCGGCGACCGTGAGATGGCCCACTCTCGAATATCCTCTCCGTGCCGGCCGTTCCGCCGTGGGACGGGTTTTGGTCCGGCTTCCGTCGGCCGGCAAGAGATGAGCCCCGGCGCGAGAGCCAATCATCAAATCGATGTCGCAGGTTAACCACAGCTTCCGGGGATCGGATGTCGAGATGCCGACAGATCCGCCGCGTGGTATGCGAATGGATCGGGGGGCGAGGCGGGCATGGATCACTGGGTCAAGACGACGGTGCGCCGTGTCCCCGCCCTGCGCAGGCTCGCGCTGCGCGGGGCCGCCCTGCTGCGGTCGCTGGCCGAGGCCGAGGCCGGCCTCTACACCCTGTGCTACCATCAGGTGCCGGAGGCGCAGCAGGATCGCTTCGAGGCCCAGCTTCGCCATCTCGGCCGGCACGGCGACTTCATCGACGCCGACACCGCCCTGGACCGCCTCGCGGCGGGCTGGCCGGCCCGCGAGCGCGCCTTCCTCGTCACCTTCGACGACGGCTACGCCGACACCTTCGACATCGCCCGGCCCGTCCTCAAGGCGCTGAACGTGCCCGGCCTCGTCTTCCTGATCAGCGACTGGATCGACGCACCGCCGCGCGTCCCGCCCGGCCTCGACCGCGCCGACGCGATGCCCGCGAGCGGACGCCTCTACATGAACCGCGCCGAGATCGCGGCGTGGTGCGAAGACGGTCTCGACGTCGGCTCGCACACCGCCACGCATTCCCGGCTGAGCCGGCTCGACCGCGCGCAGGTCGCCGACGAGTTCGCCCGTTCGCGGCGCGACCTCGCCGCGCTGACCGGCCGGGAGATCCGCCACTTCGCCTGCCCCTGGGGCGTTGCCGGCCGCGACTTCGACCCGGACCGCGATCCCGCCCTCGCCGGGGAGAGCGGCTACCGGACCTTCTTCACCACGCGGCGCGGCCGTGCCCTGAGCGCGGCGGATCTTCCGCGGATGCCCCGCCACGTGGTCGAGCCGCACTGGCCGATCTCCGATTTCGAGGCCCTGATGGGCGGCCCGCGGCTCGGCCGAATCCCGGCCTGATATCGAGCCGCACGGACGCCCGCCGCCCCGCCGTCGCGGGGGCCGACCGGCGATGAGAGCCTGTTTGACAGCGGTGATCCCCTCTCGCCCCTCATCCTGAGGTGCCGCGTGAGCGGCCTCGAAGGATATTCCAGGTTCCGCGCGATCCCTGGAGCCCCCTTCGAGGCCTCCGCTCCGGCACCTCAGGATGAGGGTTCAGGATGGGAGCAGGGCTTTCCTCTCGCCTTGCCGTTGCCTGACGAAGACACGGCGGCCGGTCAAACAGGCTCTGAGTCGGGATCATCGCCGATCGGTATGAAACCGCTTGAGAACGGTTCCCGTCTATCGACGGAGCCTGATCCGCACGCCGGCGAATTCGGCCGGGCCGCACGACCGGAGACCGCGAGGCGATGCAACAGGGCACGACACCGGCCGCCGATGCGCTCGCGGGACGCCCCGTCGTCGTCGTGACCGGGGCGCTCGCCCCCTACACCCATGTCCTCTACGAGCGGTTGGCGGAGCGGCTCGCGGGCCGTTTCGGCCGGGCGCTGCACGTCCTGTCCTGCACCCCCCGGGAGAGCGCCCGGCAATGGGTCCTGGAGCCGTCCCGGCTCTACCGGCACGCGGTGCTGCCGGGCCTGCGCTGGCACCGCTCCTCGGTCCGCAACCTCTACGTCAATCCCGCGGTGGTGCCGCGGCTCGCCGCCCTCGACCCGGCGGTGATCGTGCTCAACGACTTCTCGCCGACCATGCTGATGGCGGCGGGTGCCGCGCGGCTGCGGCGCATCCCCTACCTGATCCGCACCGACGGGGTTCCGCAGACCGATCCCGGCCGGCACTCGGCGCCCCACCGCCTGCTGCGCCGCGCCATCGTCTCCGGGGCGGCCGGCGGGATCGGCCCGAGCGAGGACAGCCGGGCGCTGCTCGCCGGCTACGGACTGGCGCCCGGATCGATCGTGCCGAGCCCCCTCTTCCCGGCCTGGACGCCGCCCGGCCCGCCGCCGCCGGATACCGAACGGCCCTTCGACCTCCTGTTCTGCGGCATGCTGAACGAGGCGGTGAAGGGCGCCCGCTTCTTCACCGAGGTCGTGCTCGGCTGCCTCGCCCGCGGCCGGCGCCTGTCGGTCCGGGTCGCGGGCGACGGCCCGCTGCGCGGCGAGATGGAGGCGCGCTTCGCCGAGGCCGGAATCCCGGCGCGGTTCGACGGCTTCCTGGCGCAGGCGGCCCTGCCCGAGACCTACGCCTCGGCCAGGCTGTTCCTGTTTCCGAGCCGTGGCGACGTGTGGGGGATCGTGGTGCAGGAGGCGCTCCAGAGCGGCACGCCGGTGCTCGCCTCGCCCCATTCCGGCGCGGCCCGCGGCCTGCTCGAAGCGTGGCATTGCGGCGAGGTGCGGCCGATGGCGGTGGCGGAGTGGGTCGAGGCGAGCCTGTCGCTCCTCGACGACGCCGGTCGGCGCCGGGCCCTGCGGGCGGCGGCGGAGCGGGCGCTGCCGCGCTTCACCGCGGAGGCGGCCGTCGCCGGCTATCTCGATGTCCTGGGGCCGCTGCTCCCGGGCCGGATTCCCGTCCGGTGATCGGCAGCGCGATCCGGCATGGCGGTTCAACGGACTTTGACGGATCCCGCTCCTCGAAAACGGATTCCGGCGACGGGTCCGTCGCGCGGCCTCAACGCCGCGCGGGCGGGAACGGCGAGGGCGGCAGGGCGTCACGGCGCATCGCGGCGGGGTCGAGCCCGAGCGGGATCTTCCGTTCGGACGCGAGCCGGGACAAGGCGTCGAGCGCGTCGGGATCGCCGGATTTCCCGGCCGGGTCGTCGAGGCGGGTGTTGAACAGCACGATCTGCCGGCCGGGATCGGCCTCCTCGTGGAGCGCGAGGAGATCGCCGCCGATCAGCACGTTGTCGACGATCTGGTTGTCGCGCGCCACGCCCGGCTCGTCGGAGAGCGCGTCGGCGAGCCGCGGGTAGCGCATCCGCCAGGGGGCCGAATCGAGCGGCACCGCGGCGAAGGCGGCGCGGAACTCCGAATCCGCCTCGGTCAGGGACGGCTTCATCCAGGTCAGCCCGCGCGAATCGAGGGTGACCATCGGGCTCGACCGGACGAAGACGTTGCGGGAGACGACGGTGTCGCTGCCGCCGCCGATGAAGACCGGCTGCTGCACGCCGACGAACAGGTTGCGCCGGATGGTGAAGCCGCTCGCCATGTCGTCGAGATAGACGCCCTTCACCTCCATCCCCGGCTCGGTGCGGATGTCGTGGACGTAGTTGTCCTCGATCACCGTGCCGCGGGCGGTGAAGTCGCGGCCCGCATAGATCGCGCCGGTGTCGGACAGGCCGTGGATCAGGCGGCCCACTTCGTTGCGGCGGACGACGTGGTCGTTGCCGCGCAGGTGCACCGCGTAGCCGATCGCGTCGGCGATCAGGTTCCCGCTGGCCTCGGCGCCGACGCCGTCGAGTTCGATCGCCGCGTTCTGGGTCGGGGCCAGCCGGGCGAAGCGGGTGAAGCGGGTGTCGCGCACGAACAGGCCGCCGCGCCGGAGGGTGGCCCGGTCGCCGCCGACGAGGCGGACCGCGCCCGCGCCGATGTCGTGGATCGCGCTGCCGGAGAGGCCGCCCCCGGTCACGCCCTCGAACGACGCGGCGCGGCCGGCGGCCCAGGCGAGTTCGCTGCCCCGGATCTCCACGTCCGCCCCGCCCCGCACGACGATCAGGTCGCCCCGGGCGCGCTCCAGCCGCAGACCCTCGATGCGCAGGTGCCGGACGTTCTCGGCGCGGATCAGCGTCTCGGCGAGACTCGCCTCCAGTTCGGCCGAGGGCGCCCGCGGCCAAGCCAGCAGCAGGCCGCCCGCGCGGTCGCGCCACCATTCCCCCGGCGCGTCGAGCTCGCCCAGCGCGTGGACCAGCCGCACGCGGGCGCCGGGGCGGATGCCCTCGTAGGGCGGGAGCGACAGCGCGAACCGCCGGCCCCGCGCGCCGATCCGTGCGACGGGGATCGTCTCCGCGAGCCAGTCCCAGCGCCAGAAACCCTCGGCCCACAGGTCCGTCTCCGCGGCCGGATCGA from Methylorubrum populi harbors:
- a CDS encoding tetratricopeptide repeat protein → MVHHPTAHAPGRQAAAKPVARYLAKAAAHSAGGRIDKARRNLQLALEAAPDHAVAHFELGVLTSRTEAPGPAVPHFVAALRAEPEQPRYWLALAVTLLVLNRIGEARALMEQFRDRGLDDESRSVLREFADHAFARGQERYNAGDPATAEILAGLVIGLDETHANATHLAGAVAATKGRYQQAFDLFSIAIYREPDNAAYFSSLGAVLITMGDYTGAVSALERAVALDPDLAIAHANLSGVHQRVSRHSAAVTHARRAIALDPGLSNAHNNLGCSLKSLGRLRDAIASFDRALAADPGHLTAHSNRLFAKLYAEGVPPADYAADARSFGARFADPLLRRRSFANDRDPDRRLRIGFVSGDLCTHALARFIEPFLRHLDRTRFAARAYMTQAAEDAVSARLRTLFDGWHNVAGLDDDETADLIEADAIDILVDLSGHSAGHRLLVFARKPAPVQVTWMGHPATTGLRAIDYRLTDSGHDAPGLSEPLHTETVWRLPGVSATYEAPDGIPPVRERPPFADNGFVTFGAMNRFEKIGDGALETWAEILRVLPEARLFMVVADVETPEIRAQVEARLSQAGLPLERIRLHPRVTATYFELYHTFDIALDSFPYNGGTTSCDTLAMGVPLIALEGSHAVARGGVAVLTAVGLTEFVAETREDYVARAVALARDPDRLRAMRAGLRERVFASPLMDHPRLAADVGEAFRTMWRRWVDAARSA
- a CDS encoding glycosyltransferase family 4 protein; translated protein: MQQGTTPAADALAGRPVVVVTGALAPYTHVLYERLAERLAGRFGRALHVLSCTPRESARQWVLEPSRLYRHAVLPGLRWHRSSVRNLYVNPAVVPRLAALDPAVIVLNDFSPTMLMAAGAARLRRIPYLIRTDGVPQTDPGRHSAPHRLLRRAIVSGAAGGIGPSEDSRALLAGYGLAPGSIVPSPLFPAWTPPGPPPPDTERPFDLLFCGMLNEAVKGARFFTEVVLGCLARGRRLSVRVAGDGPLRGEMEARFAEAGIPARFDGFLAQAALPETYASARLFLFPSRGDVWGIVVQEALQSGTPVLASPHSGAARGLLEAWHCGEVRPMAVAEWVEASLSLLDDAGRRRALRAAAERALPRFTAEAAVAGYLDVLGPLLPGRIPVR
- a CDS encoding GNAT family N-acetyltransferase translates to MGHLTVADLTDDPGWDAAVWRQQDANLYASRRWGDYKSRVGWTVRRIAVRGCDGQALAYAQVQRRRCGPGHFVLAQGCPILTRLGAPRAEAVLRAVLDHLDLGRLDLLGVNYQQFQTPEAVLALLGHGFAPVVTVRTHTLEVDLTQETDRIRARMEGRWRDVLKAAERNRDLAVAFPTDPAERLAAFDTFSRLYGELKRRKGFRNSLDTGAFRDIAAADPNLLFLEVRERDEPILVRIVHRSARRWTDFYVASNERAKLTGAGRLAVWRLIERAKRDGCRVLDLGGIDPAGNPGVYEFKRGVCRDVVASDPLWLFSRTRLVRDVATGWMVAW
- a CDS encoding lipopolysaccharide biosynthesis protein, whose product is MTDATSVRAKPESLHRRAAGLVRHPPAALVALADQGVVSGFGFLSGIAAARLLGIAEFGHFAMIMIVLAFAQALHNALIAAPMMTLAGARSGIARAYAASLLAGAFLLSVPGAAFVVIALAIGGLSGSTFLAACALMLAQNVQLILRRLLFAQGKGMQALLMDAARAASFPVVAGLAWLRHDLIGGNGFVWLLAATALATSLPFVVSIGRPILRRPGCLRIGAVARRHIPLARWLLPIVFVTFLQEQLVWLVAGSTLGLDALGGLRAAQYLVGAVLLLLSATENVLPVSAARVYAESGEAALRTYLFRTGLRLGLPIVAILAALAVPAAMWLRLIFGAEYAPYADCLRILSASVVVVLARDLTANYFRAKHDTRVLFEALCLSMVVSLAAAFPLMRWGGVGGAAAAVGAGHLASLVYLGLAARGRSRPLRARFARD
- a CDS encoding polysaccharide deacetylase family protein codes for the protein MDHWVKTTVRRVPALRRLALRGAALLRSLAEAEAGLYTLCYHQVPEAQQDRFEAQLRHLGRHGDFIDADTALDRLAAGWPARERAFLVTFDDGYADTFDIARPVLKALNVPGLVFLISDWIDAPPRVPPGLDRADAMPASGRLYMNRAEIAAWCEDGLDVGSHTATHSRLSRLDRAQVADEFARSRRDLAALTGREIRHFACPWGVAGRDFDPDRDPALAGESGYRTFFTTRRGRALSAADLPRMPRHVVEPHWPISDFEALMGGPRLGRIPA
- a CDS encoding right-handed parallel beta-helix repeat-containing protein codes for the protein MSLGPRRIAAALASALLGLAGPVRAGSAQAPLVLRVAPAGTDGLRQKNRFAGLPQALARVAALRRQGERRAIVVELEPGTHRIAEPVRIGPEHGGSAEAPLVLRGAADGTSRLTGSVPLAPAPLPPRLRERLPEAARGAVRAYRLPEPLRAEPSVRAPQRLHDPAARVTEIFDAEGALHPAQWPDAGWAAVGTAEPDGLGFTLESGPPRPLDPAAETDLWAEGFWRWDWLAETIPVARIGARGRRFALSLPPYEGIRPGARVRLVHALGELDAPGEWWRDRAGGLLLAWPRAPSAELEASLAETLIRAENVRHLRIEGLRLERARGDLIVVRGGADVEIRGSELAWAAGRAASFEGVTGGGLSGSAIHDIGAGAVRLVGGDRATLRRGGLFVRDTRFTRFARLAPTQNAAIELDGVGAEASGNLIADAIGYAVHLRGNDHVVRRNEVGRLIHGLSDTGAIYAGRDFTARGTVIEDNYVHDIRTEPGMEVKGVYLDDMASGFTIRRNLFVGVQQPVFIGGGSDTVVSRNVFVRSSPMVTLDSRGLTWMKPSLTEADSEFRAAFAAVPLDSAPWRMRYPRLADALSDEPGVARDNQIVDNVLIGGDLLALHEEADPGRQIVLFNTRLDDPAGKSGDPDALDALSRLASERKIPLGLDPAAMRRDALPPSPFPPARR